One Pyrus communis chromosome 13, drPyrComm1.1, whole genome shotgun sequence genomic window carries:
- the LOC137712761 gene encoding probable galactinol--sucrose galactosyltransferase 2, which translates to MEHYDTALAYPVTSPGVEGNQPDIVMDSLTVHGLGLVHPKKVFNFYNELHSYLASCGVDGVKVDVQNIIETLGSGHGGRVSLTRSYHQALEASVARNFADNGCISCMCHNTDGLYSAKQTAVVRASDDFYPRDPASHTIHISSVAYNTLFLGEFMQPDWDMFHSLHPAAEYHGAARAVGGCAIYVSDKPGNHNFDLLRKLVLPDGSVLRAKLPGRPTRDCLFADPARDRTSLLKIWNVNNLSGVVGVFNCQGAGWCKIEKKTRIHDYSPGTLSGSVRAADVEAIAQVAGADWNGETVVYAHKSGDVLRLPKGASVPVTLKVLDYEVFHFCPLKEITSDLSFAPIGLLDMFNSSAAVEQVEIHLASDKKPELSNGEVSENRSPTATIGLKTRGCGRFGAYCSQRPLKCTVDNAETNFEYDSASGLTTITIPVPEKEMYRWSVEIQV; encoded by the exons ATGGAACACTATGACACTGCTTTAGCATACCCAGTGACGTCCCCTGGTGTAGAGGGCAACCAACCAGATATAGTTATGGACAGCTTAACAGTTCATGGTCTTGGTTTGGTACATCCGAAGAAAGTTTTCAATTTCTACAATGAGCTTCATTCCTACTTGGCTTCCTGTGGAGTTGATGGAGTTAAGGTTGATGTTCAGAACATCATTGAGACTCTAGGGTCTGGTCATGGTGGAAGAGTTTCTCTGACCCGCAGCTACCACCAGGCACTTGAGGCTTCGGTTGCTCGAAATTTTGCTGACAATGGATGCATTTCTTGCATGTGTCACAACACTGATGGGCTCTACAGTGCCAAGCAGACTGCTGTGGTCAGAGCCTCTGATGACTTCTATCCCCGGGATCCTGCTTCACACACGATTCACATATCTTCCGTTGCTTATAACACCCTGTTCCTTGGAGAATTCATGCAACCTGACTGGGATATGTTTCAC AGTTTGCACCCAGCGGCAGAGTACCACGGTGCAGCCCGTGCTGTTGGTGGATGTGCGATCTATGTGAG TGATAAGCCAGGCAATCACAATTTTGACCTCCTAAGGAAGCTGGTTCTCCCTGATGGATCTGTCCTCCGTGCCAAGTTACCTGGCAGGCCTACACGTGATTGTCTCTTCGCTGATCCAGCAAGAGACAGGACAAG CTTGCTCAAAATATGGAATGTCAACAATCTCTCTGGTGTGGTTGGTGTGTTTAACTGTCAAGGTGCCGGTTGGTGCAAGATTGAAAAGAAGACACGCATTCATGATTACTCTCCCGGTACCCTCAGTGGTTCTGTTCGTGCCGCTGATGTTGAGGCCATTGCTCAAGTTGCTGGTGCTGATTGGAATGGAGAAACAGTAGTTTATGCTCATAAGTCAG GTGATGTTCTTCGGTTGCCAAAAGGTGCTTCAGTGCCTGTGACTCTTAAAGTTCTTGACTATGAGGTTTTCCATTTCTGTCCTCTCAAG GAAATTACATCCGACCTCTCATTTGCACCAATAGGCCTACTTGACATGTTCAATTCAAGTGCTGCTGTGGAGCAGGTTGAAATCCATTTGGCTTCTGACAAGAAACCTGAGCTTTCTAATGGAGAAGTTAGCGAGAACCGATCCCCAACTGCAACAATTGGTCTCAAAACCAGAGGATGTGGAAGGTTTGGAGCATACTGTTCCCAGCGGCCGCTGAAGTGCACTGTTGACAACGCCGAGACCAACTTCGAGTATGACTCTGCATCTGGATTAACGACGATTACCATCCCGGTACCCGAAAAAGAGATGTACAGATGGTCAGTAGAGATCCAAGTGTAA
- the LOC137713844 gene encoding disease resistance protein RGA2-like, translating into MAELAFPLAAKLIERLSSIASEEICLAWCVQADLQKLGRTMSTIRDVLLDAEEKQARNSGLRSWLRQLKDVFLDAEDLLDEFECEALRRQVVRGSGTTRKVRRFFSRSNPVAFRLRVGHEIKDIRQQLQELKDDKNFADLRTVHHHPRLGDHVRENRNTTHSFVRASEVIGRETEKNEIVDLLMVQGDDHQGGVNRNLSIIPIVGLGGLGKTTLAKLVYNDERVVGSFELRMWQYVSVDFDVTRLTKEILGSALGTQISEGLSLDQLQAQLRDALKDKKFLLVLDDVWNEDRIKWSELRDLLIEGAKIGSKIVVTTRNISVASIMGTVGTYINLEVLSFEDSLSLFVKCAFEEGQERQHPSLYEMGKDIVKKCGGVPLAVKTLGSQLYSKTDERRWKLIRDSEIWELEQEGDGHILPALRLSYTQLPSHLKQCLASCSILPKNYIGFNTMDLISDWMAHGILESRDHGNMELEDVGELYFKELRERSFFQNVKDCTFCYTFDMHDLIHDLVQSVAQGESLTVDSAGTKGVSENVRHLTFLEVGQNVSTTLQKLNKVRTIQVRSCENIDESFLSTCISRFKYLRLLKLTNASCNLLPGSIGSLKHLRSLHLARNERITALPNSICKLQSLQTLFIRCVNLEEFPRDMRKLISLRRLVITTKQSSFPENGVGCLTSLRYLFLGECHNLTCLPRDTSYLASLHTLMIISCKQLDLVMKNYQVIPLRLQKLGIVEVPRMVALPEWFQGCTNTLRVLIIGDCENLEALPRWLTSFTSLRRLILESCPKLLSLPDEMHRLTALTKVRIADCPDLERRCQRNTGEDWPKISHVPNVSFEGL; encoded by the coding sequence atggcCGAGCTTGCATTTCCGTTGGCAGCCAAACTCATTGAAAGGCTCAGCTCCATTGCTTCTGAGGAGATTTGCTTGGCGTGGTGTGTTCAAGCGGATCTGCAGAAACTTGGACGCACCATGTCCACAATCAGAGACGTGCTCTTGGATGCCGAAGAGAAGCAAGCACGTAACAGTGGCCTACGCAGTTGGCTACGACAACTTAAAGATGTGTTCCTTGATGCGGAGGATCTGTTGGACGAGTTTGAGTGCGAAGCTTTGCGAAGACAAGTGGTTCGTGGCAGTGGCACAACTAGAAAGGTACGCCGTTTCTTTTCCCGCTCTAATCCAGTTGCATTCCGCTTGCGAGTAGGTCATGAAATTAAGGACATAAGACAGCAGTTACAGGAGCTTAAAGATGATAAGAATTTTGCTGATCTTCGAACTGTTCATCATCACCCTCGTCTTGGTGACCATGTAAGGGAGAACAGGAATACAACCCACTCCTTTGTCCGTGCTTCGGAGGTTATTGGcagagaaacagaaaaaaatgaaattgttgaTCTTCTAATGGTACAAGGCGATGATCATCAAGGTGGGGTTAATAGGAATCTGTCTATTATTCCTATAGTGGGATTGGGAGGTTTAGGGAAGACCACACTTGCCAAGTTGGTGTACAATGATGAGAGAGTCGTTGGGAGTTTTGAATTAAGAATGTGGCAGTATGTGTCAGTGGACTTTGATGTTACTAGATTGACAAAAGAGATCCTTGGCTCTGCATTAGGTACACAGATCAGTGAAGGTTTGTCTCTGGATCAGTTGCAAGCACAACTACGAGATGCTTTAAaggataaaaaatttctccttgtcCTAGATGATGTGTGGAACGAAGATCGTATCAAATGGAGCGAGTTGAGAGATTTGTTGATAGAGGGGGCCAAGATAGGATCTAAGATTGTGGTGACGACACGGAATATCTCAGTTGCTTCAATCATGGGCACAGTTGGAACATACATAAATTTAGAAGTTCTCTCTTTTGAGGACAGTTTGTCATTGTTTGTAAAATGTGCATTTGAAGAAGGACAAGAAAGACAACATCCAAGCCTCTATGAAATGGGAAAAGATATTGTAAAAAAGTGCGGAGGGGTTCCCTTAGCTGTGAAAACCTTAGGGAGTCAACTTTACTCAAAGACTGATGAGCGTCGGTGGAAATTGATTAGAGATTCTGAGATATGGGAATTAGAACAAGAGGGAGATGGTCACATTCTACCTGCTTTGAGACTGAGTTATACTCAATTGCCCTCTCATTTGAAGCAGTGCCTTGCCAGCTGTTCAATCCTTCCAAAGAATTACATTGGATTTAATACCATGGACTTGATCAGTGATTGGATGGCACATGGAATCCTTGAATCTCGTGATCATGGGAATATGGAGTTGGAAGATGTTGGTGAGCTTTATTTCAAAGAGTTAAGGGAGAGATCTTTCTTTCAAAATGTTAAAGATTGCACTTTCTGCTATACATTTGATATGCATGATCTCATCCATGACCTTGTACAATCAGTCGCACAAGGTGAGAGTTTGACAGTAGACTCTGCAGGCACCAAGGGCGTCTCTGAAAATGTTAGACATCTAACATTTTTGGAAGTTGGCCAAAATGTTTCAACAACCTTGCAAAAGTTGAATAAAGTGCGGACTATACAAGTACGGAGTTGTGAAAAtattgatgaatccttcctcaGCACTTGCATTTCAAGATTCAAATATCTGCGACTACTTAAGTTAACCAATGCATCTTGCAATTTGTTGCCGGGTTCCATTGGTTCTTTGAAGCATTTGAGAAGCCTGCACTTGGCTAGAAATGAAAGAATCACCGCACTACCCAATTCAATTTGTAAGCTGCAGAGCTTGCAAACTCTGTTTATCCGATGCGTGAATCTTGAAGAGTTTCCTAGAGACATGAGAAAGTTGATCAGCCTCAGACGCCTTGTaataaccacaaaacaatcaagtTTTCCAGAGAATGGAGTGGGATGCTTGACATCACTTCGATATCTTTTTCTTGGGGAGTGTCATAATCTAACGTGTCTGCCGCGTGATACAAGTTATCTTGCGTCATTACACACTCTGATGATAATCAGCTGTAAACAACTTGATTTGGTGATGAAAAACTATCAGGTAATTCCACTAAGGCTCCAAAAATTGGGGATTGTAGAAGTACCACGAATGGTGGCATTGCCTGAATGGTTTCAAGGATGCACAAACACACTACGAGTCTTGATTATTGGGGATTGTGAGAATTTGGAGGCATTACCTAGGTGGTTGACAAGTTTCACATCGCTTAGAAGGCTTATACTCGAATCATGTCCCAAACTGTTGTCTTTGCCAGATGAGATGCATCGCCTCACTGCCTTAACAAAGGTTAGGATTGCAGATTGCCCTGATTTGGAGAGGAGATGTCAGCGCAACACAGGAGAAGATTGGCCAAAGATTTCTCATGTTCCAAATGTTTCTTTTGAAGGGCTATGA
- the LOC137713151 gene encoding disease resistance protein RGA2-like codes for MAELAFPLAAKLIERLSSIASEEICFAWGVQADLQKLGRTMSTIRGVLLDAEEKQARNSALRSWLRQLKDVFLDAEDLLDEFECEALRRQVVRRSGTTRKVRRFFSRSNPVAFRLRVGHEIKDIRERLHELKDDKKFADLRPDHHHHQISDNLRENMNTTHSFVRASEVIGRETEKNKIVDLLMIQGDDHQGGDNGNVSVIPIVGLGGLGKTTLAQSVYNDQRVVGSFDLRMWQHVSVDFDVTRLTKEILGSTLGTKISEGLSLDQLQAQLRDALKDKKFLLVLDDVWNEDRIKWSKLRDLLIEGAKAGTKILVTTRNISVASIMGTVESINLDVLSFENCLTLFVKCAFKEGQERQHPSLYEMGKDIVRKCGGVPLAVKTLGSQLYSKTDERQWKLIRDSEIWELEREGDGHILPALKLSYTQLPSHLKQCLACCSILPKNYIEFDSRELINDWMAHGILESREHGDMELEDVGELYFKELWDRSFFQNVKDYTLLYEFDMHDLIHDLVQSVAQGESLTVDSAGTKGASENVRHLTFLEVGQNVSTTLQKLNKVRSIQVVSCKLIDESFLSTCILRFKYLRVLRLFNSPCELLPTSIGSLKHLRSLNLAGNERITALPNSICKLQSLQTLGLYGCVNLEELPRDMRKLISLRWLQLTTKQSSFPEDGVGCLTSLRFLYIWECSNLTCLPRDTSYLASLRTLMIGNCEQLDLVMENYQVIPLRLQKLWIQGVPRMVALPEWFQGATNTLQLLVIDDCENLEALPGWLTSFTSLRRLMLVSCPKLLSLPDEMHRLTALTEVRIVDCPDLERRCQRDTGEDWPKISHVPNVSFEGL; via the coding sequence atggcCGAGCTTGCATTTCCGTTGGCAGCCAAACTCATTGAAAGGCTCAGCTCCATTGCTTCTGAGGAGATTTGCTTCGCGTGGGGTGTTCAAGCGGATCTGCAGAAACTTGGACGCACCATGTCCACAATCAGAGGCGTGCTCTTGGATGCCGAAGAGAAGCAAGCACGTAACAGTGCCCTACGCAGTTGGCTACGACAACTTAAGGATGTGTTCCTTGATGCGGAGGATCTGTTGGACGAGTTTGAGTGTGAAGCTTTGCGAAGGCAAGTGGTTCGTCGCAGTGGCACAACCAGAAAGGTACGCCGTTTCTTTTCCCGCTCTAATCCTGTTGCATTCCGCTTGAGAGTAGGTCATGAAATTAAGGACATAAGAGAGCGGTTACATGAGCTTAAAGATGATAAGAAATTTGCTGATCTTCGCCCtgatcaccatcatcatcaaattAGTGATAATCTAAGGGAGAACATGAATACGACCCACTCCTTTGTTCGTGCTTCGGAGGTTATTGGtagagaaacagaaaaaaataaaattgttgatCTTCTAATGATACAAGGCGATGATCATCAAGGTGGGGATAATGGGAATGTTTCTGTTATTCCTATAGTGGGATTAGGAGGTTTAGGGAAGACCACCCTTGCCCAGTCGGTGTACAATGATCAGAGAGTTGTTGGGAGTTTTGACTTAAGAATGTGGCAGCATGTGTCAGTGGACTTTGATGTTACTAGATTGACAAAAGAGATCCTTGGCTCTACATTAGGTACAAAGATCAGTGAAGGGTTGTCTCTGGATCAGTTGCAAGCACAACTACGAGACGCTTTAAAGGATAAGAAATTTCTACTCGTCTTGGATGATGTGTGGAACGAAGATCGTATCAAATGGAGCAAGTTGAGAGATTTGTTGATAGAGGGGGCCAAGGCGGGAACTAAGATTTTGGTGACGACACGGAATATCTCAGTTGCTTCAATCATGGGCACGGTTGAAAGCATAAATTTAGACGTTCTCTCTTTTGAGAATTGTTTGACTTTGTTTGTAAAGTGTGCATTTAAAGAAGGACAAGAAAGGCAACATCCAAGCCTCTATGAAATGGGAAAAGATATTGTAAGAAAGTGCGGAGGGGTTCCCTTAGCTGTGAAAACCTTAGGTAGTCAACTTTACTCAAAGACTGATGAGCGTCAATGGAAATTGATTAGAGATTCTGAGATATGGGAATTAGAACGGGAGGGAGATGGTCACATTCTACCTGCTTTGAAACTGAGTTATACTCAATTGCCCTCTCATTTGAAGCAGTGCCTTGCTTGCTGTTCAATTCTTCCAAAGAATTACATTGAATTTGATAGCAGGGAATTAATCAATGATTGGATGGCACATGGAATCCTTGAATCTCGTGAACATGGGGATATGGAGTTGGAAGACGTTGGTGAGCTATATTTCAAAGAGTTATGGGACAGATCTTTCTTTCAAAATGTTAAGGATTACACTCTCCTCTATGAATTTGATATGCATGATCTCATCCATGACCTTGTACAATCAGTCGCACAGGGTGAGAGTTTGACAGTAGACTCTGCAGGCACCAAAGGCGCCTCTGAAAATGTTAGACATCTAACATTTTTGGAAGTTGGCCAAAATGTTTCAACAACCTTGCAAAAATTGAACAAAGTGCGGTCTATACAAGTAGTGAGTTGTAAACTtattgatgaatccttcctcaGCACCTGCATTTTAAGATTCAAATATCTGCGGGTGCTTAGGTTATTCAATTCACCTTGCGAATTGTTGCCGACTTCCATTGGTTCTTTGAAGCATTTGAGAAGCCTGAACTTGGCTGGAAATGAAAGAATCACCGCACTGCCCAATTCAATTTGTAAGCTGCAGAGCTTGCAAACTCTGGGTCTCTATGGATGCGTAAATCTTGAAGAGTTGCCTAGAGACATGAGAAAGTTGATCAGCCTCAGATGGCTTcaattaaccacaaaacaatcaagtTTTCCAGAGGATGGAGTGGGATGCTTGACATCACTTCGATTTCTTTATATTTGGGAGTGCAGTAATCTAACGTGTTTGCCGCGTGATACGAGTTACCTTGCATCGTTACGCACTCTGATGATAGGCAATTGTGAACAACTTGATTTGGTGATGGAAAACTATCAGGTAATTCCACTAAGGCTCCAAAAATTGTGGATTCAAGGAGTACCACGAATGGTGGCATTGCCTGAATGGTTTCAAGGAGCCACAAACACACTACAACTCTTGGTTATAGATGATTGTGAGAACTTGGAGGCATTACCTGGGTGGCTGACGAGTTTCACATCGCTTCGCAGGCTTATGCTCGTATCATGTCCCAAACTGTTGTCTTTGCCAGATGAGATGCATCGCCTCACTGCCTTAACAGAGGTTAGGATTGTAGATTGCCCTGATTTGGAGAGGAGATGTCAGCGCGACACAGGAGAAGATTGGCCAAAGATTTCTCATGTTCCAAATGTTTCTTTTGAAGGGCTATGA